The Anolis carolinensis isolate JA03-04 chromosome 1, rAnoCar3.1.pri, whole genome shotgun sequence genome window below encodes:
- the tagap gene encoding T-cell activation Rho GTPase-activating protein isoform X2, with amino-acid sequence MQTREIKGAKITKVASIKFLMKVLSSCNAPKTLDVSDMETLIGCQSEVDIKKCHLFMPCDTEDGLCHLSESSKKRKKVISWPFLTRRITSGPEILGQLEPDLKPSLFDQPLSMVCNKEDMLPKPIQDILTILFLQGPYTEGIFRKAANEKLRKELKEELNSGGNVAFEKASVHLLAVVFKDFLRNIPHKLLLSELYDDWMTAVEKTGHHEKTEAIKEVASKLPRPNLLLLKHLLCVLHHISKSSEVNKMDSSNLAICFGPTMLTSDYDQGLPLAAQKEQTDKVKTLVEFLINNCCDIFGEEICLLFTNSVDDSLDKSEMLSASQLHDSAYDSTDPEGECSSNDLQPSNLSKTSMAASRLSSRELYPQRLLEQTSYVSSLTRFKLSISNLDRRFSEPDMFSSKSSRENCVRDEMLTKSEENVIQQKELGLKCQNLRMYVMEEPPLPGLYRTKKPLNLTIKASLQSELSSGSLPRSSSSSSLDSLTSVSDNSVFSSSPLASPSLFKNNTLIQPQSLSTNISEGSGTHIGELKKHSVSFSATTRKKLVTKTQSCSLGSFQRDSFKKESKKERHLSCRIVQATYGNKCKPVTPLEHQHRSRFMSAEEVFQLVDRRNPGKPPSYEEATKNCTAARLPSYGSLAVQDMRPTTSFPDSGPQHSRFDKEVTNKVYKDFLSNRLSVINNPKDSQPAVDFVIGIHPRANIPLTPQVYRLRTMSGSYQKSKQEYLMRRCSQPAFDCIQCAKESYV; translated from the exons AGAGtagtaagaaaagaaagaaagtaatATCTTGGCCCTTTCTGACGAGACGCATCACCTCTGGACCAGAGATCTTGGGACAACTAGAACCTGATTTGAAGCCTTCTCTGTTTGACCAGCCATTGTCAATGGTTTGCAATAAGGAGGACATGCTGCCCAAACCAATACAG GATATCCTTACAATACTCTTCCTGCAAGGTCCATACACTGAAGGAATATTTCGGAAGGCAGCAAATGAGAAGTTACGCAAAGAGCTGAAAGAAGAGTTAAACTCTGGAGGAAATGTTGCCTTTGAGAAGGCCTCTGTGCATTTGTTagcagtggttttcaag GATTTTCTCAGGAACATTCCCCATAAACTCCTGCTATCTGAGCTTTATGATGACTGGATGACAGCAGTGGAGAAGACTGGCCATCATGAAAAAACTGAAGCAATAAAAGA GGTTGCAAGCAAGCTGCCAAGACCAAATCTTCTTTTGCTCAAGCATTTGCTTTGTGTACTGCATCATATAAGCAAAAGCTCAGAGGTCAACAAAATGGATTCTAGCAATCTTGCCATCTGTTTTGGCCCAACCATGTTGACTTCAGATTATGACCAAGGTCTGCCTCTTGCAGCCCAGAAAGAGCAGACAGATAAG GTAAAGACCCTAGTGGAGTTCCTCATTAACAATTGTTGTGATATATTTGGAGAAGAAATCTGTTTGCTGTTCACTAATTCTGTTGATGATTCCCTGGACAAATcag aAATGCTATCTGCAAGCCAGCTACATGATTCTGCCTATGACAGCACAGATCCTGAGGGAGAATGCAGCTCCAATGATCTCCAGCCTAGCAATCTATCAAAAACCAGCATGGCAGCTAGCAGACTCAGCAGCAGAGAGCTATACCCCCAACGACTACTAGAACAAACCTCTTATGTCTCTTCCCTGACCCGTTTTAAACTATCTATAAGCAACCTGGACAGAAGATTCTCTGAGCCAGACATGTTCTCTTCTAAGAGTTCTCGGGAAAACTGTGTGAGGGATGAGATGTTAACCAAAAGTGAGGAGAATGTTATTCAGCAAAAAGAATTGGGACTGAAATGTCAAAATTTGAGAATGTACGTGATGGAGGAACCTCCTCTTCCAGGTCTCTATAGAACCAAAAAGCCACTAAACCTTACAATCAAAGCCAGTTTGCAGTCAGAACTGTCAAGTGGCTCCTTACCCAGATCATCCTCCAGCAGTTCACTAGACAGCCTCACCTCAGTCTCAGACAATTCTGTCTTCTCTAGCTCACCACTAGCATCACCTTCCCTCTTCAAGAATAACACCTTGATTCAGCCACAGTCCTTGTCTACCAATATTTCAGAAGGAAGTGGCACACACATCGGAGAGCTAAAGAAACATTCAGTGTCATTTTCAGCAACAACCCGCAAGAAACTGGTAACAAAAACACAAAGTTGCAGTCTGGGTAGCTTTCAAAGGGACAGTTTCAAGAAGGAGTCCAAGAAAGAGAGGCATCTTTCCTGTCGGATAGTCCAAGCAACTTACGGCAATAAATGCAAGCCAGTGACACCTCTGGAGCATCAACACAGGTCTCGTTTCATGTCAGCAGAGGAAGTGTTTCAACTTGTGGATCGACGAAATCCTGGAAAGCCCCCATCCTATGAAGAGGCAACCAAAAACTGTACAGCTGCTAGACTTCCTTCCTATGGTAGTTTAGCAGTTCAAGATATGAGACCCACCACATCATTTCCAGATTCTGGGCCTCAACACTCAAGGTTTGACAAagaggttacaaataaagtatatAAGGACTTTTTAAGCAACAGACTTTCTGTGATCAATAATCCTAAGGACTCTCAGCCAGCTGTTGATTTTGTCATTGGAATACATCCCCGGGCAAATATACCCCTCACTCCTCAAGTCTACCGTCTTCGGACCATGTCTGGTTCTTACCAAAAAAGTAAACAAGAATATTTGATGCGACGGTGCAGTCAACCAGCCTTTGACTGCATTCAGTGTGCAAAGGAATCCTATGTTTAA